Proteins co-encoded in one bacterium genomic window:
- a CDS encoding BrnA antitoxin family protein: MKNEYDFSKSVRNPYSKKLKKQITIRIENETIEYFKNLASETDIPYQKLINLFLRDCAEQKLKPEISWNK; encoded by the coding sequence ATGAAAAATGAATATGATTTTTCAAAATCGGTTCGAAACCCTTATTCTAAAAAATTGAAAAAGCAGATTACTATTCGAATCGAAAACGAAACAATTGAATATTTTAAAAATTTGGCCTCTGAAACTGATATACCATATCAAAAACTAATTAATCTGTTTTTACGAGATTGTGCCGAGCAAAAATTGAAACCTGAAATATCCTGGAACAAATGA